The Thermodesulfobacteriota bacterium genome includes a region encoding these proteins:
- a CDS encoding cobalamin-binding protein has product MLSALLFLLAACAIRPASAAGGYPLERIDDRGVAVRLAAPPRRIVSLAPSLTEIVFLLGRGDALAGVTRYCNHPPEAASVPRIGGVTDPDVERIVALSPDLVLCTTDGNPRQKVEALEEMGIPCFAIGPQEISGVIGAIGRLGELLGVPEKGRAAAASLRGRVERIRAAAGKGAGSAPRALFVVATTPLIVAGGGTFMDELLRLAGAENAARRFAGRYPRLSVEDIVAARPDAVFVAGMAGVERLPLEVTRWKEVPAFRDGAVFVLDGDIVTRPGPRLVDALEKVAEALAGMRSGKGRGR; this is encoded by the coding sequence ATGCTTTCGGCCCTCCTCTTCCTGCTGGCCGCCTGCGCGATCCGCCCGGCGTCCGCCGCCGGCGGGTATCCTCTGGAGCGCATCGACGACCGGGGAGTCGCGGTCCGCCTGGCCGCTCCTCCCCGCCGCATCGTCTCCCTCGCGCCCAGCCTCACCGAGATCGTCTTCCTCCTCGGCCGCGGCGACGCCCTCGCCGGGGTGACCCGGTACTGCAACCATCCGCCGGAAGCCGCCTCCGTGCCCAGGATCGGCGGTGTGACCGATCCCGACGTGGAGCGGATCGTCGCGCTGTCGCCCGACCTGGTGCTCTGCACGACCGACGGCAATCCCCGGCAGAAGGTCGAGGCGCTGGAGGAGATGGGGATCCCCTGCTTCGCCATAGGCCCGCAGGAGATCTCCGGCGTCATCGGAGCCATCGGGCGGCTGGGGGAGCTGCTCGGCGTCCCGGAGAAGGGGCGCGCGGCGGCGGCCTCGCTGCGGGGACGCGTCGAGCGGATCCGCGCCGCGGCGGGAAAGGGCGCAGGATCGGCGCCCCGCGCGCTGTTCGTCGTGGCCACGACCCCCCTCATCGTCGCGGGAGGCGGTACGTTCATGGATGAACTGCTCCGGCTGGCGGGGGCGGAGAACGCGGCCAGGCGGTTCGCGGGCCGGTATCCGCGCCTGTCCGTCGAGGACATCGTCGCAGCCCGCCCCGACGCGGTCTTCGTCGCGGGGATGGCGGGCGTGGAGCGGCTTCCCCTCGAGGTGACGCGCTGGAAGGAAGTCCCCGCCTTCCGGGACGGCGCCGTGTTCGTCCTCGACGGGGACATCGTCACCCGGCCGGGCCCTCGCCTGGTCGACGCGCTGGAGAAGGTGGCGGAGGCGCTCGCCGGGATGCGGAGCGGAAAGGGGAGGGGGCGATGA